The following proteins come from a genomic window of Aspergillus oryzae RIB40 DNA, chromosome 4:
- the pex12 gene encoding ubiquitin-protein ligase peroxin 12 (predicted E3 ubiquitin ligase involved in peroxisome organization) yields the protein MHLLKSLQQEFDELKPSLFELLAEQQLSDLLPPSIRYILAVATHRHPRYLLRILNSYDEIYALLSLLVERYYLRNFGGSFTENFYSLKRERVLLTKNGEIPRAQLGAPGPVRETLKLRSSDVWKNLLIMVGIPYLKRKLDEGYDIHAAPQASLIMSGGPRYDPNDDLPPNPTIRQRLVHYYKWFLRNVYPSVNAAYYFSILAFNLAYLFDNTKYSSPFLWLIGTRIRRLGGADHKAIADMLEAKPAAGPGGRGRSRPGSGLLGLLSPQNLYPQLLTSLRYFLPASIFALKFLEWWHASDFSRQLARKATEVLDLPAPVTNGMVLPSERKKLAEEKEKKKQEPDSPTRKSALKSSRKRIQPPISATSYLPIFTVPLPPPDSDAASTCPICLNQLANPTACQTGYVFCYVCVFHWLNGEHQRQIDFMNGEGAGAAGEDESEDDEAKGSDEKKGDGQGQSREGKWESGKGRCPVTGRRVLGGTEGLRRVLI from the exons ATGCACCTCCTGAAGAG TCTTCAACAGGAATTTGACGAGCTCAAGCCGTCTCTTTTCG AACTCCTCGCCGAACAGCAACTGTCAGACCTTCTACCTCCATCCATTCGATATATCCTCGCGGTTGCCACTCACCGCCATCCTCGGTATCTTCTGCGGATACTGAACTCTTACGATGAGATCTACGCACTTCTATCTTTGTTAGTTGAGCGGTACTATCTCCGCAATTTTGGAGGCTCTTTCACCGAGAACTTCTACTCTCTCAAGCGTGAGCGCGTTCTCCTGACCAAGAATGGCGAAATCCCACGCGCCCAGCTCGGCGCTCCAGGGCCTGTCCGTGAGACACTTAAACTGCGCTCCTCAGATGTGTGGAAGAACCTGCTCATCATGGTCGGTATCCCGTACCTCAAGCGCAAATTAGACGAAGGCTACGATATCCACGCCGCACCCCAGGCGTCGCTGATCATGAGTGGCGGCCCCCGATATGACCCTAATGATGACCTCCCGCCCAACCCAACCATTCGGCAGCGATTGGTCCATTACTACAAGTGGTTCCTTCGAAACGTATACCCGTCCGTCAACGCCGCTTACTACTTCTCTATCCTGGCGTTCAATCTAGCCTACCTATTTGACAACACTaaatattcttctcctttcctttggcTCATCGGCACCCGGATTCGCCGTTTGGGCGGTGCCGACCACAAGGCCATTGCAGACATGCTGGAAGCGAAGCCAGCCGCTGGCCCCGGTGGCCGGGGACGCTCCCGCCCAGGCTCCGGTCTGCTAGGCCTACTGAGCCCCCAGAACCTCTACCCTCAACTCCTAACATCTCTACGATACTTCCTCCCCGCATCTATTTTCGCCCTGAAGTTCCTCGAATGGTGGCACGCGAGCGACTTCTCGCGCCAACTAGCCCGCAAAGCAACCGAAGTCCTGGACCTACCGGCTCCAGTCACAAACGGAATGGTCCTCCCAtcagagagaaagaagctcgccgaagagaaggagaaaaaaaaacaagaacccGACTCGCCGACGCGCAAATCGGCCCTGAAATCTTCTCGCAAACGCATCCAACCGCCGATCTCGGCTACTTCATACTTACCTATCTTTactgttcctcttccaccgccGGATTCGGACGCGGCATCTACCTGTCCCATCTGTCTCAACCAGCTGGCAAATCCAACTGCATGCCAGACAGGGTATGTCTTTTGTTATGTCTGTGTCTTCCATTGGCTTAACGGGGAGCATCAAAGACAAATTGACTTCATGAATGGGGAGGGCGCAGGCGCCGCGGGGGAGGATGagtctgaagatgatgaagcaaagGGTAGCgatgagaagaaaggtgATGGCCAGGGTCAGAGTAGGGAAGGGAAATGGGAAAGTGGGAAGGGCAGGTGTCCTGTGACGGGAAGAAGAGTGTTGGGTGGCACGGAAGGCCTGAGACGAGTATTGATTTAA